A segment of the Yersinia rochesterensis genome:
TTCCGCTTACCCCCAAGTGTTTGTGAACGCTATAAGATATTACCTGCTAATAACGATATTATTTGCGCGGCTGAGCAGTTAGTTGATATTGAGCGAAGTGCATCGTTACGATTTCTTTATCTTTATTGTTTAGGTCTGGAGCCGGTGTATTTCTCCAGACTATTAGAATCAATTGTCGGAACTAATAATGAATTATTGGAGTTCTTTGATAAAAACCGCCTCAATCCCTGGACAGTTGCGCGTTATGCCAATGAATTAGGTATTTCGACACGTAAATTGAATTTCCTATTTTATGAAAAGTTCGGGATGTCTGCGAAGCAATGGCTTTTGGAGCAACGGCTGAAAAAAGGGTGCGAGCTGCTGCTATCCACGCGATTACGCGTGGCAGATATTGCCCTGGAGTGTGGTTTTAGTAATCACGCTCATTTCTCTGATAGTTTTCGTCGCCGTTTTCAGCAGTGTCCGTCACATATGCGGTCGCTAATGGAATAGGAGGATTAATGGACATAAACGCATTAGTGAATGGGCTGGCACAAAGCATCAATAAGATTGGTCAGGATTTTCAAAGCCAGATGGCATCCGGTAATCCCTCGGATCCTGAGCATATGCTAAAGATGCAATTTGCTATGCAGCAGTATTCATCTTATATCAATTTCAGCAGTGCTTTGATGAAGGGAATTAAGGATATGACCAGTGGGATTATTGCCAAAATATGATTTTACTTTCAGCTCCTTGTCGCCAGTTAGTGGTGGAGGCCGCATTGGCGGGAGTCAACCACAGCTTGCTGGCAGAGGCTCGCGATATTCTTAACGTATTGCCCCAGTTAATTCCTGAACCTCAAGTGCGTTTAGTCTGTGAGGCAATGCTGTTATTTGGG
Coding sequences within it:
- a CDS encoding helix-turn-helix domain-containing protein — encoded protein: MKSIKFILFRQEGILRIEGVGHTVPAGNLVITDEQASVSSFSQSTFISILCHSIDLLPLYKDLASKMVQPNKFRLPPSVCERYKILPANNDIICAAEQLVDIERSASLRFLYLYCLGLEPVYFSRLLESIVGTNNELLEFFDKNRLNPWTVARYANELGISTRKLNFLFYEKFGMSAKQWLLEQRLKKGCELLLSTRLRVADIALECGFSNHAHFSDSFRRRFQQCPSHMRSLME
- the sctF gene encoding type III secretion system needle filament subunit SctF, which encodes MDINALVNGLAQSINKIGQDFQSQMASGNPSDPEHMLKMQFAMQQYSSYINFSSALMKGIKDMTSGIIAKI
- a CDS encoding EscG/YscG/SsaH family type III secretion system needle protein co-chaperone, with product MILLSAPCRQLVVEAALAGVNHSLLAEARDILNVLPQLIPEPQVRLVCEAMLLFGLNRQTEALALLATSSSQDAQGMLALLQQGIACSAKM